A DNA window from Gillisia sp. Hel1_33_143 contains the following coding sequences:
- a CDS encoding aromatic amino acid hydroxylase translates to MLEEIQSNEILDRLPDHLQQFIKPQDYDEYTAINQAVWRYVMRKNVDYLSKVAHNSYLEGLRQTGISIDSIPNMYGMNRILKEIGWAAVAVDGFIPPAAFMEFQAYNVLVIASDIRQLDHIEYTPAPDIIHEGAGHAPIIANPEYAEYLRRFGEIGCKAISSAKDYEMYEAIRHLSIIKEAEDTPEDVIREAEEKVDFLQNNMGKPSEMAQIRNLHWWTVEYGLIGTVEEPKIYGAGLLSSIGESAWCMTDKVKKRPYNLEAANQEFDITKPQPQLYVTPDFSYLSQVLEEFANTMSLRKGGLSGLEKLINSKNLGTIELSTGIQISGNFTKVISYQDRPIYFQTTGKTALSNRDKELVGHGVINHPNGFGSPIGKLKGINLAIEDMSPRDLRAYDIYEGENITFEFEGGIFVTGDIITGTRNLQGKIILISLKNCTVTYKDEILFQPEWGNYDMAIGKEVISAFAGPADPLSFDLITHKVSSTTIKSKSSEEKIELESLYQAVKNNRNGENTKFSLEAAFEIAKKHHPKDWLLSVEIYELVLDRDPKFAAKVKEHLHEVKAQRKDIAHLIDGGIELVEANLMVK, encoded by the coding sequence ATGTTAGAAGAAATTCAATCTAATGAGATTTTAGACCGGCTACCAGATCATTTGCAACAATTTATCAAACCTCAGGATTATGATGAATATACAGCAATAAATCAGGCAGTTTGGAGATATGTGATGCGAAAGAATGTGGATTATCTAAGTAAAGTTGCTCATAATTCTTATTTAGAAGGTCTTAGGCAAACAGGGATCTCTATAGATAGCATTCCCAATATGTATGGAATGAATAGAATTCTAAAGGAAATTGGATGGGCAGCAGTTGCCGTAGATGGATTTATTCCACCAGCGGCTTTTATGGAATTTCAAGCTTATAACGTTCTTGTTATTGCAAGTGATATAAGACAACTAGATCATATAGAATACACTCCTGCTCCAGATATAATTCATGAAGGTGCCGGGCATGCTCCAATCATTGCCAATCCAGAATATGCAGAATATTTAAGACGTTTTGGAGAAATTGGTTGCAAAGCGATCTCGAGTGCTAAAGATTATGAAATGTACGAAGCCATTCGTCATCTTTCTATAATCAAAGAAGCTGAAGATACACCTGAAGATGTAATTCGTGAAGCTGAAGAGAAAGTAGATTTTCTTCAGAATAATATGGGAAAGCCTAGTGAAATGGCTCAAATTAGAAATTTACACTGGTGGACCGTAGAATACGGACTTATAGGAACTGTGGAAGAGCCAAAGATCTACGGTGCAGGACTTTTATCTTCTATTGGAGAAAGCGCTTGGTGTATGACAGATAAGGTGAAAAAAAGACCTTATAATCTAGAAGCTGCCAATCAAGAATTTGATATTACAAAACCACAACCTCAATTATATGTCACTCCAGATTTCTCTTATTTAAGTCAGGTACTTGAAGAATTTGCAAATACCATGTCGCTAAGAAAGGGAGGTTTATCTGGATTGGAAAAGTTAATTAATTCCAAGAATTTAGGCACTATTGAGTTGAGCACCGGAATACAGATTTCTGGGAATTTTACCAAAGTTATTTCTTATCAGGATCGTCCAATATATTTTCAAACAACTGGTAAAACTGCATTATCAAATAGAGATAAAGAACTTGTAGGGCATGGGGTTATAAATCATCCTAATGGTTTTGGATCTCCCATTGGAAAACTAAAAGGGATCAATCTAGCTATTGAAGATATGAGCCCTAGAGATCTTAGAGCTTATGATATCTATGAGGGCGAAAATATTACTTTTGAATTTGAAGGTGGGATTTTTGTAACAGGGGATATCATAACCGGCACTAGAAATCTTCAAGGTAAAATAATTCTGATAAGTCTAAAAAATTGTACGGTTACCTATAAAGATGAAATATTATTCCAACCAGAATGGGGCAATTATGATATGGCTATAGGGAAAGAAGTAATTTCTGCCTTTGCTGGTCCAGCAGATCCTTTATCTTTTGATCTTATTACTCATAAAGTTTCAAGCACCACCATAAAGAGTAAAAGTTCTGAAGAGAAAATAGAATTGGAAAGTTTGTATCAAGCAGTAAAGAACAATAGAAATGGTGAAAACACTAAATTCTCTCTAGAAGCAGCTTTCGAAATTGCTAAAAAACATCATCCAAAAGATTGGTTACTTTCTGTTGAAATATATGAATTGGTTTTAGACAGAGATCCAAAATTTGCAGCTAAAGTGAAAGAACATTTACATGAAGTTAAAGCACAACGTAAAGATATCGCTCACTTAATTGATGGAGGAATAGAACTCGTAGAAGCTAATTTAATGGTGAAATAA
- a CDS encoding DUF4136 domain-containing protein, whose translation MKFLKITFTMFLFAALLTSCSSVKVASDYDQSVDFNKYKTYAFFKPGIDKAEVSDLDKKRILRGIESAMSAQGYMKSEDPDMLVSIFTKTNENINIYQNNMMGFYGYGWGGWNPYYWGAGRNTISSTSEGTLYIDLIDAKDKELIWQGMGTAALATDVSKKQNRVNEIVAEILKKFPPGKE comes from the coding sequence ATGAAATTCTTAAAAATTACATTTACAATGTTTCTGTTTGCTGCACTTCTTACATCTTGCAGCTCGGTTAAAGTAGCATCAGATTATGATCAGTCTGTAGATTTTAATAAGTATAAGACCTACGCGTTTTTCAAACCTGGAATAGATAAGGCAGAAGTTTCAGACCTAGATAAAAAAAGAATCTTACGCGGTATAGAATCTGCCATGAGCGCGCAAGGTTATATGAAATCTGAAGACCCGGACATGTTGGTTAGCATTTTTACCAAAACTAATGAGAACATTAATATCTATCAAAATAACATGATGGGTTTCTATGGCTACGGATGGGGAGGCTGGAATCCTTATTATTGGGGAGCTGGTCGTAATACCATTTCTTCAACAAGTGAAGGTACTCTTTATATAGACCTTATAGACGCTAAAGACAAAGAACTAATCTGGCAAGGTATGGGAACAGCTGCACTTGCTACAGATGTTTCTAAAAAACAAAATAGAGTGAACGAAATTGTAGCAGAAATATTAAAGAAATTCCCACCTGGAAAAGAATAA
- a CDS encoding DUF4230 domain-containing protein, translating into MRKIIAVVLLLLVVFFGYQYFESKNNERDQLLESTNLIQKQIKNVGKLVVTEGNFSQVFSYKDSKKYYLDIFSARKKALIIVNADVTVSYDLSKLKTEVHPETKTVTITYIPDEEIKINPNIQYYDVTQDYLNQFEAEDYNTIQKKVTKLISAKIEKSSLKTNAKNRLISELQKIYILTNSMGWTLEYNGNSFNSNKDLESLKL; encoded by the coding sequence ATGAGAAAGATTATTGCGGTGGTTCTTTTACTTTTGGTTGTGTTTTTTGGATATCAATATTTTGAATCTAAGAATAATGAGAGAGATCAATTGCTAGAAAGTACCAATCTTATCCAAAAACAAATAAAGAATGTTGGGAAGCTGGTGGTTACCGAAGGCAATTTTTCTCAAGTTTTCTCCTATAAAGATTCTAAGAAGTACTACCTAGATATATTTTCTGCAAGAAAAAAAGCTCTTATAATAGTAAATGCAGATGTAACAGTATCTTATGATCTTAGTAAATTAAAGACAGAAGTGCACCCAGAAACTAAGACCGTTACCATTACTTATATCCCGGATGAGGAGATCAAGATCAATCCTAATATTCAATATTATGACGTTACTCAAGATTATCTAAATCAATTTGAAGCAGAAGATTATAATACCATTCAGAAAAAAGTAACAAAACTCATAAGTGCGAAAATTGAGAAATCCTCCCTAAAGACCAATGCTAAGAATAGGTTGATAAGCGAACTTCAAAAAATTTATATTTTAACCAACTCTATGGGGTGGACCTTAGAGTATAATGGTAATTCATTTAACAGTAATAAAGATCTGGAGTCACTAAAATTATAG
- a CDS encoding GSCFA domain-containing protein produces the protein MKFRTEVSVSPQDNAISYRSKIFLLGSCFVENIGEKLDLYQFQNYKNPFGILYHPSALENFLRKVVEGYEFTSADIFYHNERWHSFDAHSELSDESSSNLIERLNVQLQHSRSYLNQTSHIILTLGTAWKYYHLKTETSVANCHKLPQKEFVKKLMSIEEITGKLHSIQSLLCKLNSDIQLIYTLSPVRHLRDGLLENQLSKAHLLTAIHENLKIKKDGGLKVDYFPSYEIMMDDLRDYRFYKEDLLHPNSTAISYIWNKFLDAWVLPKELDVMKKVETIHRGLNHRPFNENSEAHKKFISQLRENIDLLVKDHSWMRF, from the coding sequence ATGAAGTTTAGAACAGAAGTATCGGTTTCCCCCCAAGATAATGCAATTAGTTATCGCTCTAAGATCTTCTTGCTCGGCTCATGTTTTGTGGAAAATATTGGTGAGAAACTAGATCTTTATCAATTTCAGAATTATAAGAATCCTTTTGGAATTCTATATCACCCTTCAGCCTTAGAAAATTTTTTAAGAAAAGTAGTGGAGGGCTATGAGTTTACCTCTGCAGATATTTTTTATCATAATGAACGCTGGCATAGTTTTGATGCACACTCAGAACTTAGCGATGAAAGTAGTTCTAATTTAATAGAAAGATTAAATGTTCAACTGCAACATAGCAGGTCTTATTTAAATCAAACTTCGCACATCATACTTACTTTAGGAACAGCATGGAAATATTATCATTTAAAAACAGAAACATCTGTTGCTAATTGCCATAAATTACCTCAAAAGGAATTTGTGAAAAAGCTAATGAGCATAGAAGAAATAACTGGTAAATTACATTCCATTCAATCGTTATTATGTAAACTTAATAGTGACATACAACTAATTTATACACTTTCTCCTGTTAGGCATCTTAGAGATGGTCTCTTAGAAAATCAATTAAGCAAAGCGCATCTTTTAACTGCCATTCATGAGAATTTAAAAATCAAAAAAGATGGCGGTTTAAAGGTTGATTATTTTCCTTCTTATGAGATCATGATGGATGATCTTAGAGATTATAGGTTTTATAAAGAAGATCTGCTTCATCCTAACAGCACAGCTATTTCATATATCTGGAATAAATTCTTAGATGCCTGGGTGCTTCCAAAGGAGCTAGATGTAATGAAGAAGGTGGAAACCATACATAGAGGCTTAAATCATAGACCATTTAATGAAAATTCTGAAGCGCATAAAAAGTTCATATCTCAGTTAAGGGAAAATATAGATTTGTTAGTAAAAGATCATTCCTGGATGCGTTTCTGA